The proteins below are encoded in one region of Misgurnus anguillicaudatus chromosome 24, ASM2758022v2, whole genome shotgun sequence:
- the bud23 gene encoding 18S rRNA (guanine-N(7))-methyltransferase has protein sequence MLKKTSPCRRLPMTSSACSHHTCDYYSSVLICIKLQTLVLNQFNINMSSSCRRPEHSAPPEVFYNEEEARKYSQNSRMIEIQTQMSERAVELLCLPEDQPCYLLDVGCGSGLSGDYLSEVGHYWVGVDISTAMLDVALDRDVEGDLILGDMGEGMPFRPGMFDGCVSISALQWLCNADKKTHSPPKRLYRFFSTLYSSLARGARAIFQIYPENSEQLELITGQAMKAGFTGGMVVDYPNSSKAKKFFLCLFAGVSGVLPKGLDSESADRSVSNQAQFTTQRSRFKNMKGKSVKKSKDWIVDKKERRRRQGKDVRADTKYTGRRRRPHF, from the exons ATGCTGAAGAAGACAAGCCCGTGTCGTCGCCTGCCGATGACGTCATCTGCGTGCTCACACCACACGTGTGATTATTACAGTAGTGTTTTGATCTGTATTAAGCTGCAGACTCTTGTCTTGAATCAGTTCAATATCAACATGTCTTCAAGTTGTCGTAGACCTGAACATTCTGCTCCTCCTGAGGTG TTCTACAATGAGGAGGAGGCCAGAAAATACTCACAGAA CTCTCGTATGATAGAGATCCAGACACAGATGTCAGAACGAGCTGTCGAGCTTCTTTGTCTTCCAGAGGATCAGCCCTGTTATCTGTTGGATGTTGG ctgcggCTCTGGACTCAGTGGAGATTATTTATCTGAAGTTGGTCATTACTGGGTTGGTGTGGACATCAGTACAgccatgctgg ATGTTGCTTTGGACAGAGACGTAGAGGGAGATCTTATACTGGGAGACATGGGTGAAGGAATGCCATTCAGACCGGGAATGTTTGATGGCTGTGTAAG TATTTCGGCTCTGCAGTGGTTATGTAATGCAGATAAGAAAACACACAGTCCTCCAAAGAGGCTCTACCGCTTCTTCAGCACACTATACTCTTCACTG GCAAGAGGCGCACGTGCCATCTTTCAGATTTACCCTGAAAACTCAGAGCAG CTGGAGCTGATAACAGGTCAGGCTATGAAGGCAGGTTTCACAGGTGGAATGGTTGTGGACTATCCAAACAGCAGCAAAGCCAAAAA GTTTTTCCTATGTTTATTTGCTGGAGTGTCAGGTGTATTACCCAAG GGTTTGGATTCAGAGAGCGCTGACAGATCTGTATCAAATCAAGCTCAGTTTACAACACAGAG GTCACGGTTTAAGAATATGAAAGGGAAGTCTGTGAAGAAGAGTAAAGACTGGATTGTAGATAAGAAGGAACGACGACGCCGGCAGGGAAA gGATGTAAGAGCTGACACAAAGTACACGGGTCGTCGGAGGAGACCACACTTTTGA